A single window of Nicotiana sylvestris chromosome 3, ASM39365v2, whole genome shotgun sequence DNA harbors:
- the LOC104229526 gene encoding uncharacterized protein: MGGEVSKVNASPTRIPPKFLYRLDDIRKKRRINRRTSKQSTPSKKELLSDQVIDEYEKESLKKEESVYKDMKKVEAEKERVAKLIEAIVEEEEEGDLGNVEDEDDDNYKDDERVVKRHVEEDNCIGSPSFRVYFTNNNVENKKNEVNIGKKDVFEDTTPIAATTPTVPMAATIPLTKEPVVKEGPKKERKRKSFRRALPKNLLNVRSCCSAAHSSPDRAHLLPGKAPA, from the exons atgGGTGGTGAAGTATCTAAGGTAAATGCATCACCAACTAGGATCCCCCCAAAATTTCTTTATCGCTTAGATGACATAAGAAAAAAAAGACGTATCAACAGGCGAACATCCAAACAATCTACACCTTCTAAGAAAGAATTGCTTTCTGATCAAGTCATAGACGAATATGAGAAAGAAAGCTTAAAAAAGGAGGAGTCGGTTTATAAGGATATGAAAAAGGTAGAAGCAGAGAAGGAAAGGGTAGCAAAATTGATAGAAGCAAttgttgaggaagaagaagaaggggatCTTGGAAATGttgaagatgaagatgatgacAATTATAAAGATGATGAGAGGGTGGTTAAGCGTCATGTTGAGGAGGATAATTGTATTGGTTCACCAAGTTTTAGAGTTTACTTCACAAATAACAATGTTGAAAACAAGAAGAATGAAGTTAATATTG GTAAGAAGGATGTATTTGAGGACACAACCCCAATTGCAGCTACCACACCAACTGTCCCTATGGCTGCTACCATACCACTAACAAAG GAGCCCGTGGTCAAGGAGGGGCCGAAAAAAGAAAGGAAGAGGAAGAGTTTTAGAAGAGCGCTGCCTAAGAATCTGTTGAACGTTCGATCATGTTGCTCTGCAGCTCATTCCTCCCCCGACCGTGCCCATCTTCTTCCTGGAAAAGCACCAGCTTGA
- the LOC104216024 gene encoding uncharacterized protein encodes MATAKEHIEEIRRSKFSIGGETNPLTEDLHQAVKNLSAELYAKDVHFFMELVQNAEDNEYHEGVDPSLEFVITSKDITDTGAQATLLIFNNEKGFSRKNIESICSVGRSTKKGNRKRGYIGEKGIGFKSVFLITAQPYIFSNGYQIRFSEEPCQHCNVGYIVPEWVEANPTLSVIKQIYGSSATLPATTIVLPLKPDKVKPVKQQLSSIHPEVLLFLSKIKKLSVREDNEDPRLNTVSAISISSETDFVKKKNIDAESYILHLSADEKSGLGECSYYMWKQKFPVTREHRVDRRMDVDEWVITLAFPNGERLNRGTSSPGIYAFLPTEMVTNFPFIIQADFLLASSRETILLDDIWNRGILDCVSSAFVSAFTSLVRANEGAPVSTLTHMFGFLPVNVSPYPILNDVRDSIKRKLLDESIIPCESYMEQQFFQKANGVGRLNPAFWDLLNKARKQGVILHNISSHGRFIVNSAFDKEMYNHILNFLEVKQVDNEWYAKCIQSSNLVLGVSEDVYLELLSFVAEKWLSSFKTTEMRNIQLLKYVDFDGDVTLCSIYEALSGDYSLLLSRESGHISWLINWNSEFRFANHLFFGKLTQEAVRSHSKRQTVLDWLRDEVNVSSVNVYDYALLVLNSLSDDQKLAVAFSHFLHQSLARNYLSKEQVATLCSKMPLVDNYGHVARQRKGVVVPANGSKWVQLIGSNPWISEGYVELGEDYLHSGSYAGVCTSKKELLGFLKIYVAAMDIPDLPPPDAAISSLSSPLTKENALLMLAWIRKLKMNGFSLPRRFLTCIREGSWLRVSLSGCLGYRPPSKSFFHTSSWGHLLQNGSVLVDIPLVDQEFYGSELIQYKDELSTAGVMFEFKEACTYIGDHFMSLATYSTLTKGQVISILNFIKYLREKYLSPDTFINSINGRRWLRTTQGEKTPLESVFFDSEWNAASQISDIPFIDQKHYGDEILSFRTELELLGVVFGFRQNYQLVVDNLRSPARLGCLSSDALLLILKCINHLRSSDKICRALRDSKCMKTINMGCKSPAECFLLDPVWGCLLQVFGSFPLIDTKFYGSDILSYKSELQKLGVVVNFEGATQAFASVFKQQTAKGALNKDSALSLLACYRKLKTARIKFPSDLKSCFQKVKWLRTRIGVDKVPEDCILFGSDWECISSISLLPFVDDSEARYGRDIHEYKDELKSMGVTVTFESGVKFVPASLRLPEDPSVITVPVAFSLLDCLRNLETEHNDQIATLRSKLARKWMKTNAGYRSPDKCLLFGPQWNPLLQPEDGPFIDENFYGSKIGSYKKELKSLGVVVEIGDGCSLLADYLDCHSSSVTITRIYKYLSKFNWEPTKEDPRNIWISNGDNVGEWVNPDDCVLHDKSGFFGLQLHVLEKHYDKELISFFSKLGVKSNPSLDDFLKLWKSWEDADRSLSQSECQTFWEFIVKHWSPRIEKFLSENLSKLPVGSGSNKILVLDKRDVFIADDLYLKDLFEQSSSHPLFVWYPQPSLPSLPRQKLLEIYGKIGVRNLSESVLKNGLSSVNCVGLEQVQPKEIFIRKGLFKLILGFLADPSLQMEVRTRHEALKSLLDVSIFVTLEPITMEYSLSLSSGDVLNMKVSRMMCWERENAKIFVQKLDKSGGYRCKLEFATYFSEVVAEGILREKEDYVHQLAELIKLGFILEFDEAAVGFLMKTKNLQLFLEDEEFLSAAFTSE; translated from the exons ATGGCGACGGCGAAAGAGCACATAGAAGAAATAAGGAGAAGCAAGTTCTCCATTGGAGGTGAAACTAATCCACTCACTGAGGACCTTCATCAAGCTGTCAAAAATCTCTCTGCTGAACTTTACGCTAAGGACGTTCACTTTTTCATGGAACTCGTTCAG AACGCGGAGGATAACGAGTACCACGAAGGCGTGGACCCGTCACTGGAATTTGTGATTACGTCCAAAGATATAACGGACACCGGAGCTCAGGCGACGCTTTTGATCTTCAACAACGAGAAAGGATTCTCCCGCAAAAATATCGAGTCCATTTGCAGCGTCGGACGTTCTACTAAGAAGGGCAATCGCAAACGTGGCTACATCGGCGAGAAAG GCATTGGCTTCAAGAGTGTGTTTCTCATCACTGCGCAGCCCTACATCTTCAGCAATGGGTACCAGATACGATTCAGCGAAGAACCTTGCCAGCACTGCAATGTAGGCTATATTGTACCTGAATGGGTGGAGGCAAACCCAACTCTTTCAGTTATAAAACAAATCTATGGGTCTTCTGCTACCCTTCCAGCCACAACTATAGTGCTACCACTGAAACCTGACAAGGTGAAACCAGTTAAGCAGCAGCTTTCAAGCATCCATCCTGAAGTTCTTCTCTTTCTTTCAAAGATAAAGAAACTTTCTGTCAGGGAAGACAATGAGGATCCCAGGCTTAATACCGTTAGTGCTATTTCAATTTCAAGTGAGACCGATTTTGTTAAGAAGAAGAACATTGATGCTGAATCCTACATACTCCATCTCTCAGCTGACGAAAAATCTGGTTTGGGGGAATGCAGTTACTACATGTGGAAACAGAAGTTTCCTGTTACGCGGGAGCACAGGGTGGATAGAAGAATGGATGTCGATGAGTGGGTCATCACATTAGCTTTTCCCAATGGAGAGCGCCTCAACAGGGGAACCAGTTCCCCCGGGATTTATGCTTTTCTTCCCACGGAGATGGTCACGAACTTCCCTTTCATAATTCAGGCCGACTTTCTTTTAGCATCATCAAGGGAGACAATCCTTCTTGATGATATATGGAACCGGGGCATTCTTGACTGCGTCTCTTCTGCTTTTGTCAGTGCTTTCACATCGCTTGTGAGAGCTAATGAAGGTGCTCCAGTTTCTACTCTCACTCATATGTTTGGCTTTTTACCAGTCAATGTATCTCCTTATCCAATTCTTAACGACGTGAGAGATTCCATTAAAAGAAAACTGCTGGATGAAAGTATCATTCCATGCGAATCATACATGGAACAACAGTTCTTCCAGAAAGCCAATGGTGTTGGTAGGTTGAACCCTGCTTTCTGGGATCTGCTGAACAAGGCGAGGAAGCAGGGGGTCATATTGCATAACATCTCTTCCCATGGAAGATTCATTGTCAACTCTGCTTTTGATAAGGAGATGTACAACCACATTTTAAACTTTTTGGAGGTGAAACAAGTTGACAATGAATGGTATGCAAAGTGCATTCAGAGTTCCAATCTTGTTTTGGGTGTCTCAGAGGATGTTTACTTAGAACTTCTATCATTTGTGGCTGAGAAATGGTTGTCTTCTTTCAAGACAACTGAGATGAGGAACATACAACTTTTGAAATATGTTGATTTTGATGGTGATGTCACCTTGTGTAGCATATATGAGGCATTGAGTGGTGATTATTCATTGCTTTTGTCTCGGGAATCTGGTCACATCTCTTGGCTGATCAACTGGAACTCAGAATTTCGTTTTGCTAATCATCTTTTCTTTGGCAAATTAACACAAGAAGCAGTCCGGAGTCATTCTAAAAGGCAGACTGTTTTGGATTGGCTTAGAGATGAGGTCAATGTGAGCTCAGTAAACGTGTACGACTATGCTCTTCTGGTTCTCAATTCACTCAGTGATGATCAAAAACTTGCCGTGGCTTTCAGCCACTTCTTACACCAGTCCCTTGCGAGAAATTATTTATCTAAAGAACAAGTTGCTACCTTATGTAGTAAAATGCCGCTTGTTGATAACTACGGACATGTTGCCAGGCAAAGGAAAGGGGTAGTGGTGCCTGCTAATGGAAGTAAATGGGTGCAGTTGATTGGTTCAAACCCGTGGATATCAGAAGGCTATGTTGAGCTTGGAGAAGACTATTTGCATTCCGGCAGCTATGCTGGAGTTTGTACCAGCAAGAAAGAGCTTCTGGGATTTCTCAAAATTTATGTTGCAGCTATGGACATTCCTGACTTACCTCCTCCTGATGCAGCAATTTCCAGCTTGTCTTCTCCACTAACCAAGGAAAATGCATTGCTGATGCTAGCATGGATTCGGAAATTGAAAATGAATGGGTTTTCCTTGCCTAGAAGATTCTTAACCTGCATAAGGGAGGGAAGCTGGTTGAGGGTATCTCTGAGTGGTTGCCTTGGCTACAGGCCTCCATCAAAATCATTCTTCCATACTTCATCATGGGGACATCTTTTGCAGAATGGATCAGTTCTTGTAGATATTCCATTAGTTGATCAGGAATTTTATGGCAGTGAATTAATACAGTACAAGGATGAGTTAAGTACAGCTGGTGTCATGTTTGAATTTAAAGAGGCATGTACATATATTGGAGATCATTTTATGTCTCTGGCAACTTATTCTACTTTAACCAAAGGCCAAGTGATATCAATACTCAATTTCATCAAGTATTTGAGGGAGAAATATCTCTCCCCAGACACCTTCATCAATAGCATTAATGGTAGAAGGTGGTTGCGGACTACTCAAGGTGAGAAGACCCCTCTGGAATCTGTTTTCTTTGACAGCGAGTGGAATGCTGCCTCACAGATCAGTGACATCCCATTCATTGACCAAAAACATTATGGTGATGAGATTCTTTCTTTTAGAACAGAATTGGAGCTGCTTGGAGTGGTTTTTGGTTTCAGGCAAAATTACCAGCTTGTTGTTGACAACCTGAGGTCTCCAGCACGCCTGGGGTGCCTGAGTTCTGATGCTTTGCTCTTGATACTTAAGTGCATTAACCATCTGAGGTCATCTGACAAAATATGCAGGGCACTTAGGGATAGCAAATGTATGAAGACCATAAACATGGGGTGTAAATCTCCAGCTGAATGTTTTTTGCTTGATCCTGTGTGGGGCTGCCTGCTGCAGGTTTTTGGCAGTTTTCCTCTTATTGATACAAAGTTCTATGGAAGTGATATCTTGTCATATAAAAGCGAGTTGCAGAAACTAGGGGTGGTTGTTAATTTTGAGGGGGCAACTCAAGCTTTTGCTTCTGTTTTTAAGCAGCAGACAGCGAAGGGTGCCTTAAACAAGGATAGTGCCCTTTCTCTTCTTGCATGCTACAGAAAGTTGAAGACAGCCAGAATTAAGTTTCCTTCAGATCTTAAGAGCTGCTTTCAAAAGGTCAAGTGGTTGCGAACTCGAATTGGTGTTGATAAAGTACCTGAAGATTGTATACTCTTTGGTTCAGACTGGGAATGTATCTCTTCAATCTCACTGTTGCCTTTCGTTGATGATAGTGAGGCTCGGTATGGAAGGGACATTCACGAGTACAAGGATGAACTTAAGAGTATGGGAGTTACCGTGACATTTGAAAGTGGGGTAAAGTTTGTGCCTGCAAGCCTTCGATTACCTGAAGACCCTAGCGTCATTACTGTTCCAGTTGCATTCTCGTTGTTAGACTGCTTGAGGAATTTGGAGACAGAGCATAATGATCAGATTGCTACGTTGCGGTCAAAACTTGCTAGAAAATGGATGAAGACTAATGCTGGTTACAGGTCTCCAGATAAGTGTTTGTTGTTTGGTCCCCAGTGGAATCCTCTCTTACAGCCAGAAGATGGTCCTTTCATCGATGAAAATTTTTATGGCTCCAAAATAGGGTCGTATAAGAAAGAGCTCAAGTCTCTTGGTGTTGTGGTTGAAATTGGAGATGGATGCTCATTGCTTGCCGATTACCTTGATTGCCACTCCAGCAGCGTCACTATCACTCGGATTTACAAGTACTTGAGTAAGTTCAACTGGGAACCAACTAAAGAAGATCCTAGAAACATATGGATTTCAAATGGTGATAACGTTGGAGAGTGGGTGAATCCTGATGATTGTGTTCTGCACGACAAAAGTGGTTTCTTTGGCCTGCAGCTGCATGTTTTAGAAAAGCACTATGACAAAGAACTGATCAGTTTCTTCTCCAAATTAGGTGTCAAAAGCAATCCTTCTCTTGATGATTTTCTCAAGCTTTGGAAGTCATGGGAAGACGCGGACCGCAGTTTGTCACAATCAGAGTGTCAAACCTTCTGGGAGTTCATTGTGAAGCACTGGAGCCCAAGAATCGAGAAATTTCTATCTGAGAACTTGTCAAAACTTCCTGTGGGTTCAGGCTCGAACAAAATTTTGGTGCTTGATAAACGTGATGTTTTTATTGCTGATGATCTCTATCTGAAGGATTTATTTGAACAGTCTTCTTCTCATCCCTTGTTCGTTTGGTATCCACAACCAAGCTTGCCATCTTTGCCTCGGCAGAAGCTGCTTGAAATTTATGGCAAAATTGGTGTTCGTAATTTGTCTGAATCTGTTCTGAAAAATGGCTTGTCTTCTGTTAATTGTGTTGGACTTGAGCAGGTGCAGCCGAAGGAAATCTTCATCAGGAAGGGTTTGTTTAAGTTAATCCTTGGCTTCCTTGCTGATCCTTCACTTCAAATGGAAGTGCGTACGAGACATGAAGCTCTCAAAAGCCTCCTGGATGTTAGTATTTTTGTGACATTGGAACCAATAACCATGGAGTACAGTCTGTCACTTTCTTCTGGTGATGTCCTGAACATGAAAGTGAGCCGAATGATGTGCTGGGAAAGAGAAaatgcaaagatctttgtacagAAGCTGGACAAATCAGGTGGTTACAGATGTAAGCTCGAGTTTGCTACATATTTCTCAGAAGTAGTTGCCGAGGGAATTCTAAGGGAGAAAGAAGATTATGTGCATCAACTGGCTGAATTGATCAAGTTGGGATTCATCCTGGAGTTCGATGAGGCAGCTGTTGGGTTCTTAATGAAAACAAAGAATTTGCAGTTATTTTTGGAGGATGAAGAATTCCTTTCTGCTGCCTTCACTTCCGAATAG